The following are encoded together in the Panthera leo isolate Ple1 chromosome B4, P.leo_Ple1_pat1.1, whole genome shotgun sequence genome:
- the LOC122225380 gene encoding uncharacterized protein LOC122225380 — protein sequence MIHQAPPPEPRAGKRRGEERVNSGGEGAGEGRGRRVEEDVGGAEAPPAWPGPAGRLPCARGQCSRATLARGEPSACLRRGNLDSPQTAGFFRGALRKATGGLRSCGVFANAPGGWGMPRLGDRSVGNSHALLESVCACTHQETLEASVDVGVVVQLVPDGSPVTTFGIGIPKISSYPSAVLIRHYTDTPPLSLLLQGNIYYRSTPYCFISRVLLGSFE from the exons ATGATTCACCAGGCGCCGCCTCCCGAGCCCCGGGCGGGGAAGCGACGGGGTGAGGAGCGAGTGAACAGTGGAGGAgaaggagcgggggaggggcgaggaCG GCGGGTGGAGGAGGACGTCGGAGGTGCGGAGGCCCCTCCCGCGTGGCCGGGGCCTGCTGGGCGGCTGCCGTGCGCTCGCGGGCAGTGCTCGCGGGCCACGCTCGCCCGGGGCGAGCCCAGCGCCTGCCTGCGACGGGGAAACCTAGATAGCCCTCAAACGGCAGGTTTCTTCCGGGGTGCTTTGAGGAAAGCTACAGGGGGGCTGAGGTCCTGCGGGGTTTTCGCGAACGCGCCGGGCGGCTGGGGGATGCCCCGCTTGGGAGATCGCAGTGTGGGAAACAGTCACGCCCTGTTGGAGTCTGTCTGTGCCTGT ACCCACCAGGAGACCCTTGAGGCTTCGGTGGACGTGGGGGTTGTCGTGCAGCTGGTTCCAGATGGTTCCCCCGTGACGACTTTTGGAATTGGCATACCAAAGATTTCCTCTTACCCTTCTGCTGTGTTGATTAGACATTACACAGACACCCCGCCCTTATCGCTGCTCTTGCAAGGAAACATTTATTACAGAAGTACTCCCTACTGTTTCATCTCTCGTGTCCTTTTAGGTTCTTTCGAGTAA